Proteins encoded together in one Miscanthus floridulus cultivar M001 chromosome 16, ASM1932011v1, whole genome shotgun sequence window:
- the LOC136513488 gene encoding signaling peptide TAXIMIN 1-like, producing the protein MCCCGDGGECRPLGWLLGLPFALLAVLVSIVGAIIWIIGLPISCICPCCLCVTVVLEAAVELIKAPLHVMTWFTSKIPC; encoded by the exons ATGTGCTGCTGCGGCGATGGCGGCGAGTGCCGGCCGCTGGGCTGGCTGCTGGGACTGCCGTTCGCGCTACTCGCCGTCCTCGTCTCCATCGTCGGCGCCATCATCTGGATCATCGG ACTGCCCATCTCTTGCATCTGCCCGTGCTGCCTCTGCGTGACGGTGGTGCTGGAGGCGGCGGTGGAGCTCATCAAGGCGCCGCTGCACGTCATGACCTGGTTCACCTCCAAGATACCCTGCTAG